CGGACTTCCCGGACGTGACGATCTCCAAGATCCGGTTCCTGGAGGCCGAAGGTCTGGTCACGCCGGAGCGCACCGCCTCGGGGTACCGGCGGTTCACCGCCTACGACTGTGCGCGCCTGCGGTTCATCCTGACCGCCCAGCGCGATCAGTACCTGCCGCTGAAAGTGATCAAGGCCCAGCTCGACGCCCAACCCGACGGTGCGCTGCCCTACCCGGTTCCCCGGCTGGTCCCGGTCGGCGCGGGAGGCGAGGATGCCGCCGCGGTGGCAAGCGTGGCGCCGACCCGGGTCCGGCTCAGCCGCGAAGACCTGCTCGAGCGGTCCGGTGTCGGCGAGGACCTGCTCGCCGCACTGATCAAGGCCGGAGTGATCACTCCCTCTTCCAAGGCCGGCGGCGGCATCTTCTTCGACGAGCACTCGGTGGTGATCGCGCAGTGTGCCCGCGCGCTGGCCGACTACGGCGTCGAACCGCGGCACCTGCGCGCGTTCCGCTCCGCGGCGGACCGGCAGTCGGATCTGATCGCCCAGATCGCCGGCCCGGTGGGCAAGGCCGGCACCACCGGTGCCCGTGACCGGGCCGACGACCTCGCCCGGG
Above is a window of Mycolicibacterium baixiangningiae DNA encoding:
- the ftsR gene encoding transcriptional regulator FtsR; the protein is MSQPDSPALTGMSIGAVLDLLRPDFPDVTISKIRFLEAEGLVTPERTASGYRRFTAYDCARLRFILTAQRDQYLPLKVIKAQLDAQPDGALPYPVPRLVPVGAGGEDAAAVASVAPTRVRLSREDLLERSGVGEDLLAALIKAGVITPSSKAGGGIFFDEHSVVIAQCARALADYGVEPRHLRAFRSAADRQSDLIAQIAGPVGKAGTTGARDRADDLAREVAALAITLHTSLIKSAVRDVLDR